The Deinococcus depolymerans genome contains the following window.
CACCATCTTCGGGTCGATCATCAGGAAGCGCAGCTCGGTCGGCAGGTACTTGAACAGCAGCGAGGTGATCAGGGTGTTCACGCACACCGACTTCCCGCTGCCGGTACTGCCGGCCACGAGCAGGTGCGGCATCTTGGCGAGGTCCCCGACCATCAGTTCCCCGTCGATGCTCTTGCCCAGAATGATCGGCAGTTTGGCGCGGGTCGCGCGGAAGCTCGGCGCGGCCGCCGCCTGATGGAACGTGACCGGTTCACGCTCGGCGTTCGGGACTTCCAGGCCGATGACGCTCTTGCCCGGCACCGGGGCCTCCACGCGCACGCCCCCCACCGCCAGCGCCCGCGCCAGGTCGTTGCTGAGTCCGGCGATGCGGCTGATCTTCTCGCCGGGTGCCGGTTCGATCTCGTAACGCGTGACGGTCGGTCCGCGGGCGAAATCCACCACCCGCGCCTGCAGGTTGAAGTGCCGCAGCGTCTCGTCGATCAGACTGGCCCGCTGCCGCGCGGAGATGTCGAGGGCCTCGGTGTTCAGCGCCGCTCCGGGAATCGGGTCGAGCAGCGCCTCGGTCGGCACCGCCAGCGGCAGCGCGCCCTGCGGGGGCCGGGGAGTCTCCAGGGCCGCCAGGCGGTCGTGCGGCAGTCCGGCCGGGGCAGGCACGGACCGAACCGGGGCGGGGGCAGGGGAGGACGGCGCCGGGGCGGGGGAGGGCAGGCCAGCAGCGGCCGTCGCCTCCCAGGGGGCCGTCAGTGGCGGGGCGGCGCGCGGGGTCGCGGCCGGGACCGGCGGGTCCGACGGACCGAAGGGCAGGTCGTCGTCCCCCCACCCGCTGAAGGGATCGAGGTCCGCGTGCAGGCCGGCGTGCACGGCCGAGCCGTCTGGCGGGACCGGGACGGGTGCGTCGGTCCACCCGTCCGGGTCGGTCCCGTCATCCAGGGAACCGAGGACCGGATCGGCCGCCTCGGCCGGCGGCAGGACGACCGGCGTGCGGGTCACCGGGGGCGGCAGGGTCGCGGTGGCAGGCGCGGCCGGCGTGGCGGGCGGGGGTGCGGTGGGGGCGGGGGGCTGCGTCGCGGCCAGTTCCGCCACGGCCAGCCCCGCCACGCCCGGTGCCTGGGCAGGTGGGGGCGTCTGGACTGTCTGGGGGACCTGGGCGGGCAGGGACGCCTCGCCGGGGCGGGTCCACAGTGGGGGCGAGGCTGGAAGGGCCGCGCCCGCCGCGGGTGTGCGGGCCTCCCCGGTGAAATCGAAGTCCAGGGTGGGGGGCGGCAGCACGGCCGGCGTGCTCATGGCCTCCGCGCGGCGGCGGGCTTCCTCCTGCGCGCGGGCCAGCTGCACGCGCCAGCCCGCCGGGTCGGCCAGGGTGCCGTCCGGGTCGGCGGCCAGCGCCTCGGCCAGCAGCGCGGCCACCTCGGTCGGCGCGCGGTCGAACGCGGCCGTCAGGTCCGGCCAGCCCGCGTACGCTTCAAGCCGGCCTCGCCACGCCGTGAAGTCGGTCGCGAGTTCCTGCCACTCGGTCACCCGCGCCTGATGCGCCGGGAGTTCGCGGGCAAGCAGCGCCGCGTCGGGTTTCATCAGGGCCTTCTCGGCCGCCTTGCGGTCCCGTTCCAGGCGACCGGCGCGTTGCGACAGCCGCTGAATCTCGATGACCATGCCCCGGCGCAGGCGTTCCAGCGCGCCGCTGGCCAGGGTGCTGGGCAGCTCGATGCTCAGTTCGTGCCGCCCGGCCCGGATCTCGTTCGCGGTGGCTTCCACGTTCGCGCCGGCGTCCGGCGCCTCGGCGCTCACGTCGGCGCGCAGGTCACGCGCGGCGTCCCCGACGAAGGTGCGGGTCGTTTCACGCCAGCCGGCCACGTCGCGTTCCAGGTGGCGCAGGCCCGCCTCGTCCAGCGTGCGGATCTCGCGCTGCGCGGCGCGCAGTTCGCCGAGCAGGGTGTTCAGGTCCGCCGCCTGCGGGTACAGCCGGCGCAGGCCCTCCACGTCGCGCAGGGCGGCCGCGACGTTCTGCCGCGCCGCGGCGCGAACCTTGGCGGATTCGCGGCCCTCCTGGCGGGACTCGATGACGCCCTGCACCTGCGCGGCGCCGCCGCCGAGCAGCACGCTCACGAAGCGGAAGAACCCCTTGAGCAGCGTGAGCGGCGCCAGGCGCAGCATCAGTTCCGCGCCCAGGGTGAGGGTCACCAGCGGCAGCAGCGCCGCGAGGTAACTCACGGTGGCCAGCAGCGGCCGCATGCCCGCCTCGGCCAGCAGGCCCGCGCCGCCCGGCTGCGCCACCTCGTGCAGCGCCAGCATGGACAGCACCACGAGCGCGCCGCCGAGCACCCGGCGCGACAGGTTACCCAGGTCGCGGCCCAGGAACACCAGCACGCCGTACGCGACCGGCACGACCGGCAGCAGCCACGCCGCCCAGCCCAGCTGCGACGTGAGCAGCGCGTGCGCCCGCGCCATGAACCCGGTGTCGCCTGCCTCGCCCTGCGGCACCAGCACCGTCACCCCCAGAAACATACCCAGCGCGAACAGCACCAGGCCCAGCGCCTCTCCGTCGAACCGGCTGACTGGAGGAGCACCTCTTGAACGAGCCTTCGCCATGGGGCGCAGTGTACCCCATGCTCCGGGTGCCGGGCAGCGGAAGGCTGCGGCCAGCACGGCATTTCACGCCGCGACCCCCGGCCCGCCCCCGGGGCATAATGGGGGGGTGCTGCACCTGCCCGATTCCCTGCACGCCGCGCTGTGGGCGCACGCCCGTCAGGATCCGGCGCGCGAGTGCGTGGGCGCGCTGGGTGGCAGGCGGCTGGAATGCGGCCAGGACACTGTCTGGGACGTGCGGACCCTGTACCCGCTGCCGAACATCGCGCCTCACCCGGACCGGGCGTACCTCGCGGACCCCCGCTGCCTGCTGCGCGCCCTGAAGGCCATGCGTGCCGAGAACCTGGAACTCGTGGGGCTGTACCACAGTCACCCGCGCGGCCCGCAGGCACCCAGCGAGACCGACCGGCGTCTGGCGAGTTACGAGGTGCCGTACCTGATTGCCGACCTGCGCAGCGGTCAGCTGGGCGCGTACCACCTGCCTGGCGGTCAGCGGGTCCCCCTGGTGGTGGGTGCCGCGCCGCCCGGGATGCCGGCGGCGACCCCTGCCTCCTGACGGGCGGCGCGGAAACGCTTGCGTCCGGGGCTTGCATGTGAACACAATGAGGACAGCGCATGAAGGCCGACCCCCCCGCCGTTCTCGTCCCCACCCCCACCTCCGGACCGGCAGGAGAGGGCCGCCCCGCCGTCCACTGGCGCTCCCTGCACGACCAGCCGGCCCTGCCGCCGGGCACCCTTGCCTTCGCGCTGCTCGCGCACGAGCACGCCGCCCGCGCCCACGCGCTGCACGCCGCGCTCGGTTGCCCCGACCCGGCCGGGCACGCCGCGCGCCTCCTGCGGCCCGGCCCGCCCCCGCACGGCCCCCAGCTGCACGGCCCCCACCTGGACGCCCTGAGCGCCCCCCACCCGCCGGCCATCGCCCGCGCACTCCGTGAAGCCCTGGGCGACCCGGCCCCCTGGACACCCGGCCCGGCCGGTTCACCCCGGTCCGCCGCGCGGCTGCCCCGGCTGCTGCGGCTGCTGTGGCAGGCAACCCGGCCCGCCCGGCCTGCCGAACCCGCCCCGGCCACCACCCCCCCGGCGGACCGGCTGCGCCGCGCACTGCACGCCCTGGCCGCCGCCGCCGCGCACCCCGCCCCGCTGACCGCGCCGCTGGCCACCCACCTGCTCTCCCGCATCACCCGCCACTGGCTGCACGACCCGCACACCCTGCACCTGGAACTGCTGCGCGACGCCAGCCGCCCCCAGGACGCCCCGCGCCACGCCCTGACCCAGCTGCGCACCACCCTCGGCGGCCCACGCCGCGCCGCCGCCCTGCTGGCCCTGCACCTCGCCCGGCACCAGCACCACGCACTGGCCGCGCAGCAGGCCGCGCTGCAGGCGGCCCGCCGCGAAGCCCTGCGCGCCGCCGTGACGGCCGCCGCCGCCCTGCGCACACGCGGCCTCCTGACCCGCACCGCCGACGCCCGCTGGCTGACGCCGCACGAACTGATCGCCGCGCTGGACGGCACCCTCCCGCCCACTGACCTCCCGGCCCTGATCGAGGCGCGCCGCGCCGCCCGCAGGCCGCAACCCGCGCCGCCCGCCCGGCCCCACACGCCGCCACACCCCGCGCCCGACACCCTGACGGCCGCCCCGCTGGCGCCCGGCGTGCGCGACGGCCGCCTGCGCCGCTGGACGCCCGGCCAGCCGGTCCCGCCCGGCGCGGTCCTGCTGCTGCCCGGCCCACCCCACCCGGCCCACCTGAACGCCCTGAGCGGTGCCCGCGCGCTGATCGTGCCGCGCAGCACCCTGCACTCGCCCGTCGCCGCGCACGCCCGCCACGCCGGGCTGCCGGCCCTGTCCCTCCCGGCCGCCGCCCAGTGGGAGCCGGACCCCGACTGGCTGCAAGAGGGCGCGCTCGTGCGCGTCAACGGGCACACGGGTCAGCTGATCCTGCTGCGCCGCGCCGGCCTGCCCGACCCGGTTCCCAGCTTCGACCTGAACCTCGACCTGAACCCCGCCCCGACCCGCCCCGGGGGACCGGCCGACCCGCACGCCGGCCCGGCGCACCTGCGGCTCCGGACCGGTCCCGCACCGTTCAGTTTCGACCTCGCCTGATGCCGGGCCGCATCCACGCGCTGCACGGCTTCATCGGCAGCGGCAAGACCACCCTGGCCCGCACCCTGGAAACGCAGCTGGGCGCGCTGCGCTTCACGTCCGACGAGTGGATGACCGCCCTGTACGGCCAGGACCCGCCCGCCGACGCGTTCCCGGCCCTGTTCCGGCGCGTGATGACCGTCATGGAGGCCCAGTGGACCCGCGCCGCCGCGCTCGGCGTACCCGTCATTCTGGACCACGGGTTCTGGACCCGCGCGGCCCGCGACGAACTGCGCGCGCAGGCGGCCGCGCTGGGCGCACCTCTGACCCTGCACGTCCTGACCGTCCCGGACGCCGAGGCGAGGCGGCGCGTGCAGGCCCGCAACCTCCAGCCGGGCGCGCTGCTGATCGCCGACGACACCTTCGACCTGTTCCGCCCGCGTTTCGAGCCGCTCACGCCGGACGAGGAGGGCCTGCAGGACGTGACCCGCTGGCCCTGACCGCCTGCCGGATCAGGGGAGGCGCGCGATCCGTTCCAGCAGCAGCGTGAAGAACTCGCGGTCCCGCACGCCGACCGCCACCTGCGCGTTCGCGGGCCGCCCGGTCACGCCGTACAGGTCGCAGACGGTTCGGCCCAGGTTCAGTCCCTCCTGCGTCTCGACCTGCACGTGCATGCTCTGCCAGTCCAGCAGGTCCGGCCTGAACGCCGCCGCGACGGCCAGCGGGTCGTGCAGCGCGCCGCCACTCAGGCCGTAGCGGTCGCGGTACACCCCCGCGTAGAAGGTCAGCAGTTCCGCGCACGCGGCCCCCGCGCGGTTCCCCAGGGCGCGCAGGGCAGCCACGCGGTCCGGCGTGGCGACCGCCTGCATGGTCACGTTCAGGCCCACCATGCGCAGCGGCACGCCCGCACCGAACACGATCTGCGCGGCGTGCGGGTCGACCAGCGCGTTGAACTCGGCGGCCGGCGTGCGGTTCCCGTGCCCGGTACTGCCGCCCATCCACACGATCTCGCGGATCAGCGGCGCGATATCCGGCGCGAGCCGCAGGGCCAGCGCCACGTTCGTGAGCGGCCCGGTCGCGACCAGCGTCACCTCGCCCGGCCGCGCCCGCACCGTGCGGATGATGAAATCCACGGCGTGTTCCGCCTCCGGCGCCCGCAGCGGCTCCGGCAGGCCCGCCGCCGGCAGGCCGGTCGCGCCGTGCACGCCCGCCGCCGTGACCCCCTCGCGCAGCAGGGGCCGGTCCGCGCCCGCGAAGTACGGCACGTCCCGTCCCGCCTCGCCCGAGAGGGCCAGCACCACGCCCGCATTCCGGGTGGTCAGGGCCAGCGGCACGTTCCCGTGCACGGCCGTGAAGCCCAGCACCTGCACGTCCTCGAAGCTGCCCAGCGCCAGCAGCCAGCCCACCGCGTCGTCCAGGCCGGGGTCACCGTCGAAGATCACGGGCAGCGGAGCGGGGCGGGCCGGGGTGCGGTCAGTCATGGCGGGCAGCATAGCGCCCACCTGAAAATGCGAGAACGGGGCCGCGCGGGCCCCGTCGTGACGGTGTTGCGCTCAGGCCTGGGCCGCGCCGCCGTCCTGCGGGCCGACCGGCCCCTCGCCGCGAATGGTGGCGATGGTCGCCTCGACCATCTCCTGAAAACCGCCCTGGTGCATGGCCGTCATGAGTTCGATGGTCTTGGCGGCCGCGCCCTCGAACACGAAGCCCGTCTCGTGGATCTGGCAATCCTGCATGGCGGTGCCGTCCTCGCCGCTGAAGACCAGCACGCACCGTTCGAAGGTGCAGTTCACGAACTGCGTGCCGTCCAGGGGAATGCGTTTACCGGTGAACGTCTGATTCTCGATCGTCTGCATGATAGGCGGGCAGCATAGCGCGCCGCCCGCTCCGTCACTGCCGCCCGGAGCAGGGGACGTCCCCTCCTCCGGCTGCGGGTCATGCGGACTCCGATTGAACGGCTTTGTAAGCCATTCAATCCGAGTCCGTATCACTTCCCGACGAACACGGCGGTGGTCAGCGCGGGCACGGTCACGCTGTTGCCCGAGGCGCGGCTGGTCTTCACGGTCGCGTCGGTGCCGGCGGCCAGCGCGGGGTGCAGGCCCAGGTTCAGGCCCGCGAGGGCCGCGTCGCTGAGGGTCACGCCCTGGCCGGTCGCGTTGAACACCACGACCACGTTGCGGTAGGGGTTGGTGGGACTGATGGCGCCGCTGAGTTTCATGGCGATCACGCCGGGCTGCTGCGCCGGGCCCACGTTCAGGAACGTCAGGCCCTGCCCCACCTGCGCGGCGGTGTCCATGCGGAACAGCGTGCTGGAGTACCGGACGCGCAGCATCTCGCGGTAGTGGTCGAAGGCCCGCTGAATGTCGGCCGCCGACGGTTTCAGGGCCGGGTTGCCCAGCAGGCCGCGGTACAGGTTCCAGTTCGCCTCGTTCTTCTCGGCGGGCGGCAGCCCCCGGCCGAAGCCGTTGCTCTTGCCGGTGAAGTCCAGGGTGTTGAACCAGTCGCCGCTGTTGTAGCTGTCGGTGTCGAAGCTCTTGGAGCGAAGGATCTCGTCCCCGGCGTAGCTGAACGGCAGGCCCTGCCCGAGCAGCACGACGCTGTTGGCGAGGTTCTGCATGCGGGTGCGCTGCGCGGAGGTGGCGCTCAGGGGCGCTTTCAGGAGGACCGCGTCGAACAGCGTCTGGTTGTCGTGCGCGCTGACGTACGTGATCGCCTCGCGGGGGCTGGCTGCGTACCCGGCGGGCGCGCCGTTGTAGTTCACCTCGGCGCCCTTCACGGTCTTGCCGGTCGCGTCGGTGAAGCGGTAGTCGCGCAGGTTCCCGGTCAGGCCGATCCGCACCTGATCGGCGAGGCTCAGGGCCCTGGCCTTATCCGCGTTCGCGGGTTGCCCGTTGGGCAGCACGAACAGCCCGGTCGCGAAGCCCTGCTCCTGCAGGCCGCCGAAGGGGTTGCCGCCGCGCACCGCGTCACGCAGGCGGTCGTTGAAGGTCCCGATGCCCTGCCCGAACAGGTTCAGTTGCGTGGCGTTCGGGCCGCGCTTGTTGCCCTGCACCTCGCCGAAGTCCCAGCCCTCGCCGTAGAGGTAGATGCTCTTGCCGTCCACCCCGTCCTTCTGCACGGTCAGCGCGTCGAGCGCCTTGCGGGCGGCCTGCAGGTCGGCGACCATGTGGTGCCCCATCAGGTCGAAGCGGAAGCCGTCCACCTTGTAGGCCTTTGCCATCAGGACCAGCGTGTCCACCATCAACTTGCGCATCATGACGTGCTCGGTGGCGGTGTTCGAGCAGCAGGTACTGTTCTCCACGCCGCCGCTGGCGTTCAGGCGGTGGTAGTAGCCGGGCACGATCCGGTCCAGCACGCTGCGGTCCGCCTGCCCACTGGCGGCTGTGTGGTTGAACACCACGTCCTGCACGACCCGCAGGCCCATGCCGTTCAGCGCGGCGACCATGCGGCGGTACTCCAGGGTCCGCTGGTCGGGGTTCACGGCGTAGCTGCCCTCGGGCACCATGTAGTGGTACGGGTCGTACCCCCAGTTGTAGGCGTCGGCGTCCTTCACGGCCGTCACGGCTTTCTGCTGCTCGTCGCTGTTCGGCGCGAACCGGCTCAGGTCACCGGGGGACTTCCACGCGGCCTTGTCCTCGCTGATCGTGGCGATGTCGAAGGTGGGCAGCAGGTGCACGGCCTTCAGGCCCGCGTCGGCCAGGGCCTTCAGGTGCTTCACGCCGTCACTGCCGGGCAGCGTGAACGCGAGGTACGTGCCGCGCTGCGCCGCCGGGACGGTGCTGTCGGCGGCGCTGAAGTCACGCAGGTGCAGCTCGTAGAAGCTCAGGTCGCCCGCCGAACGCAGCGCCGGTTTCTTCAGGGCGTCCCAGCCCTGCGGTCTGGTGGCCGGATCGTTCAGGTCCAGCAGCACCGAGCGGGCGCTGCCCCGCGTCAGCGCCACCGAGTACGGATCGGTCACGAGGTTCGTCTCGACCTTGCCGGTGCTGGGCGCGTACACCTTCACCTCGTAGCGGTAGGCGGCGCCGCGCCAGGTCTGCGCGCCCTTCACGGTCCAGACGCCCTTCGCGTCACGGGTCATGGGCACCACCGTCTCCTGACCGCCGGGCACGGTCAGGCGTAATTTGACGTCCTGCGCGGTCGGCGCCCACAGGCGCAGCGTCGGGACGTTGCCCTGCCACTGCGCGCCCAGCGCGCCGTCGTACGCGAACAGGTCGTCCAGCGCCCAGGCGGTCTGCACGCCGGTCGCGTCCAGGACCGTGCCGTCCGGCATGACGCTGCTCACCGCCACCTGACCCTGCAACGCGGCCCCGATGCGCGCGGCCTCCTCGGGGCGCACCCGCAGCAGCGCGTAACCGCTCAGGTACGGGGCTTTCGCCTTCAGGGCGGCGTTCAGGCCCCCCTCGACCTCCTCCAGCGTCAGGGTGTCGCCGCCGTCCACGCCCGCGCCGGTCAGTTTCAGGCCGCCGGCCCGCGCGGCGTGCAGGGTCAGCAGCGCGCCCGGCTGCACGAACTCCGGCTTCACCGCGATCAGGTCCCGCGAGAGCATCACCGCCTGCGCGCGGGTCAGGTCGCCCACCGTGCGCACACTGGTGTCCGGGCGGGTGGTGTTCACGGCCGCGTTGCCACTGACGATCCACGCCTGATTGCCCATCTCGTTCATCAGGAACTGATCCGCGCCCGGATCCTTGCTGTCGCCGTTATGCACGATGAACCCCAGTTTCTTCCAGTCGGTCTTCATGGGCACGTCCCAGTACACGCCGAAGCTGTTCGTGCCGGTGGGCGTCAGGGGCTTACTCCACTCGACCTGCGCGGTCGTGTCCTCCCAGGCGTGCAGGCCCCACCCGTCGTACTTCCCGTCCGGGCGGTAGTAGTTGATGCGGGCCGCGCCAGCCGGGACGGGCGGGTCGCTGAGGACGGCGGGCGCCCCGTACGCGAAGTCGGCCTTGCCGCTCGTGACGGTCACCTCGTTCCCCTTGCCGGGGTCCGCGAAGAAGTCCGGGCCGGGGTCCTTCTCGTCACCCCTGTGCACGATGAACCCGACCTTCGCCGCGCCTGCCTTCAGGGGCACGTCCCAGTACGCCCCGCCCGCATCCACCCCGGTCTGCACCAGGGGCTTGCTCCACTCGACCTGCGCGGTCGTGTCCTCCCAGACGTGCAGGCCCCACCCGTCGTACTTCCCGTCCGGGCGCACGTAGCGCACGCGCAGCACGTTCTTCGGGATGGGCTGCGCGGCACCTGCTGCCGCCGGGGTGGCCGGGGCAGTGGTCGCTGGGGCGGCGGGGGCGGCCTGCGTGGCGGGCGCCTTGCTGGCGTCCACGGTGAACGGCCCGGCCTTCGCGTACGCCACGTTCGCGCTGCCGGACTTCAGGAACAGCTCGCGGCCCCGGCTCAGGTCGAACCACAGGTCCCTGTCGGCGTCCTTGGTGTCGCCCTTGTGGACGATGAACCCCAGCTTCTGCGCGCCGGGCTTCAGCGGAATGTCGAAGTACGCGCCGAAGTCGTCCTTGCCGCCCTGGGCGAGCGGTCTGTCCCAGGCGACCTGGGCGGTGGTGTCCTCCCAGACGTGCAGGCCCCAGCCCGCGTAGGCGCCGTCCGAGCGCTGGTAGTGCACCCGCGCGGTGTCGGCAGGGAGGGTTGTTTGCGCCGCTGCCGAAGCAGCCAGCGCGACCGTCAGAAGGGTCGCCAGTCTTTTCATGTGTGCCTTGAAGTGTAACCCGTCCGCCGTGGGAGTGCTTCCATGAACCGGTTGCAAGGGAACCGGCGCCGCACCCCCAACGTTCCTTGAGGCCCGGCACACCCGCCCCGCCGCACCCCGACCCTACAGTGGGCGCCATGACCGGACACACCAGCGACGAAGTGGTGGGCACCCCCACCGAGCCCCACGAGCACAGCGACGCCGAGAGCCTGCGCCACATTCCCCCCAGCCACGACCAGCGCGGCGTCGTTCAGGACAGCCCCGGCAACCCCGACATCGGCGTCGAGCACGGCGAACCCAACCGCCAGAACGACCCGCAGAACGAGCCGACCAACGACGGCGTGTAACCCGCCGCTCCGGCAATCATCGGTTGAGGCCCGCATCCGCACCGGATGGGGCCTCATGCTTGCTGCGGCTCACACGGATTCCGTTTGTTTCGCCAGCAATACGGAACTTCACCGGATTGCCAGCTCCACGTCCGGAACCCGTTTTTCTCCTGCTCTGCGGAGCAGCTCTGTGAGTCGCATCCGCTCGGACCCAGCGGGCTTTGCAGCCCATTCAATCGGAGTCGGTATCAGATCAGGGAACGACCTGCCGTCCCTCGGGGCCGTACTGCGCCAGTACCGCCCGTGCGACCGCGCCCGCCTGCCCGGCCCGCACGAGCGCCACGACCGCGCCGCCGAAGCCCGCGCCGGTCATGCGCGCCCCGAACACGTCCGGGTGCGCCTGCAGCAGCGCCACGAGTTCATCCACGCGCGGGTGGCTGACCGCGTAATCGTCGCGCAGGCTGGCGTGGCTGGCGTTCATCAGCACGCCGAAGCGCGCGGCGTCCACGTCGGCGGCCAGCGCGGCCTGCACGCGGGCGTTCTCGCTGACCACGTGCCGCGCCCGTTCGCGCAGCGGTTCGGGCAGCGCCTCCACGCTCTGGGGGTCCTGCACGTCGCGCAGTTCGGTCACGCCCAGCAGGCGGGCGGCCTCCTCGACCTGGGCGCGGCGTTCGTTGTAGCCGCTCTCGGCGAGTCTGCGCGGCACGCCGCTGTCGATGACCAGCACCTCGGCCCCGGCAGGCAGCGGCAGCAGCCAGCGTTCCAGGCTGCGGGTGTCGAGCAGCAGCATGGTCGCGCTGTTCGCCACCGAGCTGGCCATCTGGTCCATGATGCCGCACTGCACGCCCACGAACTCGTGCTCGACGCGCTGCGCGATCAGGGCGATGCGTTCGTCGCTGGCATCCAGGATGCCCAGGTCCCGCAGGCCGCGCAGGACCGCGACTTCCAGCGCGGCGCTGCTGCTCAGGCCCGCGCCCATCGGCACGTTCGACGTGACGAGGACGTCCAGTCCGTCCGGCGCGCCGCCCAGCGCCAGGGCGCCCGCCACGTAGCGTGCGAAGCCGCCTTCGGCATTCCCGCCGACCGGGAAGGTGCTCTGTTCGTTCAGGTCGGCGGCGAACACCCGGTGCTCGCGCGTGCCGTTGGCACCCAGCGCCACGGTCGTCACCTGCGGGATGGCGGTGGGCAGCACGAACCCGCCCTGGTAGTCGGTGTGCTCGCCCAGCAGGTTCACGCGGCCCGGCGCGCTGGCCGTCACCTGCGGCGCGCGGCCGAAGTGCTGCTCGAAGGTCGGAAGGCTCTCTGAGGGGGTGGGCGTCGTCACAGGTTCTCTCCGGCGGTGGGGGAGACGGCGCGCAGTTCGGCGGCGGCCGCCTCCGGGAATTTGTCGTTCGCGAACTCCCCGGCGCCCTGCTCGGTCCCGGCGAGGTACTTCATGCGGCCCGGTGCACGCAGGTACGGGTAGATCTCGATGTGCAGCGGGAACGCCGGGTGCGGTCCGTCCAGCGGCGCCTGATGCACCGTCAGCAGGTACGGCATCCGCACGCCGAACAGGCCGTCCAGGCGCAGCAGGGCGTCTTTCAGGGTGCGGGCGAGGCTGGCGCGCTCCCCGGCGCCCAGTTCGGACAGCAGACTGACCGGGCGGGTGGGCAGGACCCACGTCTCGAAGGTGTAGCGCGCGAACGGCGGCACGACGCTCAGGGACTCGCCGTCGTCATGGACGATCCGTTCGCCGCTCTCCCGCTCGCCCTCCACGAAGTCCGGGAGCCACGGGCGGCCGCTCTGCGCGTGGTACGCCTCCATCTGCGCGGTCATGCGGGCCTGCACGGGCGGCACGTGATCGTAGGCGTAGATCTGCCCGTGCGGGTGGTGCAGCGTCACGCCGACCTCCACGCCCCGGTTCTCGAAGGCCAGGACGCTGTGAATCTGCCCGGTCGCCGCCAGCCGGGTGGTGCGGTCAGCCCAGACGCCCAGCAGCAGGTCCACCTGCGCGTCCGTCAGGTCGCTCAGGCGGCCCTGGGCATTCTGGCTGAACACCACGACCTCGCATTTGCCCACGCCCGCGCGCGTCCCGGCCGGGCCCTGTGGCGGCGTGGGCGCGTTCAGGGTCAGGCTGGGAAAGCGGTTGTCGAACACCGCGATGTCGTAGCGGCCCTGCGGCAGCTCGGTGGGGTGCGCGGGGTCGCTGGTGGGGGCCAGCGGGTTGTACTCGGGCGGCGGCAGGAACGTGCGCCCCATGCGGTGCGCGGCGTACATGACCCACTCGCCGCGCAGCGGGTGCCAGCGCAGCAGCGGGCGGGCGTCCACGGGGTCCGGGCTGGGGCTGGGAATCTCGCCGGTCACGGTGACCGGCTCCAGGCCGTACAGCGTCAGGGTGCGCCCGTCGGGTTTCGTGAAGTCCTGCGCGTGCAGGGTGGCGGGGGCCTCGGTGGGGGTGGTCATTTCTGCACCTCA
Protein-coding sequences here:
- a CDS encoding ATP-binding protein, with product MPGRIHALHGFIGSGKTTLARTLETQLGALRFTSDEWMTALYGQDPPADAFPALFRRVMTVMEAQWTRAAALGVPVILDHGFWTRAARDELRAQAAALGAPLTLHVLTVPDAEARRRVQARNLQPGALLIADDTFDLFRPRFEPLTPDEEGLQDVTRWP
- a CDS encoding nucleoside hydrolase, with protein sequence MTDRTPARPAPLPVIFDGDPGLDDAVGWLLALGSFEDVQVLGFTAVHGNVPLALTTRNAGVVLALSGEAGRDVPYFAGADRPLLREGVTAAGVHGATGLPAAGLPEPLRAPEAEHAVDFIIRTVRARPGEVTLVATGPLTNVALALRLAPDIAPLIREIVWMGGSTGHGNRTPAAEFNALVDPHAAQIVFGAGVPLRMVGLNVTMQAVATPDRVAALRALGNRAGAACAELLTFYAGVYRDRYGLSGGALHDPLAVAAAFRPDLLDWQSMHVQVETQEGLNLGRTVCDLYGVTGRPANAQVAVGVRDREFFTLLLERIARLP
- a CDS encoding Mov34/MPN/PAD-1 family protein — protein: MLHLPDSLHAALWAHARQDPARECVGALGGRRLECGQDTVWDVRTLYPLPNIAPHPDRAYLADPRCLLRALKAMRAENLELVGLYHSHPRGPQAPSETDRRLASYEVPYLIADLRSGQLGAYHLPGGQRVPLVVGAAPPGMPAATPAS
- a CDS encoding DNA translocase FtsK, yielding MAKARSRGAPPVSRFDGEALGLVLFALGMFLGVTVLVPQGEAGDTGFMARAHALLTSQLGWAAWLLPVVPVAYGVLVFLGRDLGNLSRRVLGGALVVLSMLALHEVAQPGGAGLLAEAGMRPLLATVSYLAALLPLVTLTLGAELMLRLAPLTLLKGFFRFVSVLLGGGAAQVQGVIESRQEGRESAKVRAAARQNVAAALRDVEGLRRLYPQAADLNTLLGELRAAQREIRTLDEAGLRHLERDVAGWRETTRTFVGDAARDLRADVSAEAPDAGANVEATANEIRAGRHELSIELPSTLASGALERLRRGMVIEIQRLSQRAGRLERDRKAAEKALMKPDAALLARELPAHQARVTEWQELATDFTAWRGRLEAYAGWPDLTAAFDRAPTEVAALLAEALAADPDGTLADPAGWRVQLARAQEEARRRAEAMSTPAVLPPPTLDFDFTGEARTPAAGAALPASPPLWTRPGEASLPAQVPQTVQTPPPAQAPGVAGLAVAELAATQPPAPTAPPPATPAAPATATLPPPVTRTPVVLPPAEAADPVLGSLDDGTDPDGWTDAPVPVPPDGSAVHAGLHADLDPFSGWGDDDLPFGPSDPPVPAATPRAAPPLTAPWEATAAAGLPSPAPAPSSPAPAPVRSVPAPAGLPHDRLAALETPRPPQGALPLAVPTEALLDPIPGAALNTEALDISARQRASLIDETLRHFNLQARVVDFARGPTVTRYEIEPAPGEKISRIAGLSNDLARALAVGGVRVEAPVPGKSVIGLEVPNAEREPVTFHQAAAAPSFRATRAKLPIILGKSIDGELMVGDLAKMPHLLVAGSTGSGKSVCVNTLITSLLFKYLPTELRFLMIDPKMVELTPYDGIPHLVRNVVTNPVDAAGVLLGAVAHMERRYKMMSQVGAKNLEQFNAKMRQVGETELPHLVIIIDELADLMITSPKEVEGAIMRLAQMARATGMHLVLATQRPSVDILTSLIKVNVPARIAFAVSSSHDSRTILDAMGAERLTGMGDMLFYQPGLVKPVRLQGPYISEVESARIADELRRQVFEDAFVEAYGSDFEGGMEASGPGADRSNMDFSDPLLRQAAQICIEEGQGSVSRLQRRLSVGHARAGKLMDMLEAMGIVSKHQGSKPRDVLVSEAELPEYFGK